A section of the Streptomyces sp. V3I8 genome encodes:
- the pgi gene encoding glucose-6-phosphate isomerase, giving the protein MSDTPRLTRRPEWTALEDHRAGPLLHPQLRELFATDPERAGRYTVRVGDLLIDYSKHLITDETLALLQELATATGVFALRDAMFRGERINVTEDRAVLHTALRAPRDAVVEVDGENVVPKVHAVLDKMAGFAGQVRSGAWTGYTGRRIRTVVNIGIGGSDLGPAMAYDALRAFTDRDLTVRFVSNVDGADLHEAVRDLDPAETLFIVASKTFTTIETITNATSARSWLLAGLGGDADAVAKHFVALSTNAEKVADFGIDTANMFEFWDWVGGRYSFDSAIGLSLMLAIGPERFREMLDGFHLVDEHFRTAPAEANAPLLLGLLGVWYGDFFDAQSHAVLPYSHYLSKFTAYLQQLDMESNGKSVDRDGNPVQWQTGPVVWGTPGTNGQHAYYQLIHQGTKTIPADLIGFVNPVAELGGELAAQHDLLMANLFAQGQALAFGRTADEVRAEGVPEEQVPHRTFRGNHPTTTVLAAELTPSVLGQLIALYEHKVFVQGAIWNIDSFDQWGVELGKVLAKRVEPALTEGADVHGLDSSTSALVATYRTLRKK; this is encoded by the coding sequence GTGTCTGACACACCGAGGCTCACCCGCCGCCCCGAGTGGACGGCCCTGGAGGACCACCGCGCCGGGCCCCTGCTGCATCCGCAGTTGCGTGAGCTGTTCGCCACGGACCCGGAGCGCGCCGGGCGGTACACCGTGCGCGTGGGCGACCTGCTCATCGACTACTCGAAGCACCTCATCACCGATGAGACGCTCGCGCTGCTGCAGGAACTCGCCACCGCCACCGGGGTGTTCGCCCTGCGGGACGCGATGTTCCGCGGTGAGAGGATCAACGTCACCGAGGACCGGGCGGTCCTGCACACCGCGCTGCGCGCCCCGCGCGACGCGGTCGTGGAGGTCGACGGCGAGAACGTCGTGCCGAAGGTGCACGCCGTGCTCGACAAGATGGCCGGCTTCGCCGGGCAGGTCCGCTCGGGCGCCTGGACCGGGTACACCGGCCGGCGCATCCGCACCGTCGTCAACATCGGCATCGGCGGCTCCGACCTGGGCCCGGCGATGGCGTACGACGCGCTGCGCGCCTTCACCGACCGGGACCTGACGGTCCGTTTCGTGTCGAACGTGGACGGGGCCGACCTGCACGAGGCCGTGCGGGACCTGGATCCGGCCGAGACGCTGTTCATCGTCGCCTCGAAGACGTTCACCACCATCGAGACGATCACCAACGCGACCTCGGCACGGTCCTGGCTGCTCGCGGGGCTCGGTGGTGACGCGGACGCGGTGGCGAAGCACTTCGTGGCGCTGTCGACGAACGCGGAGAAGGTCGCCGACTTCGGCATCGACACGGCCAACATGTTCGAGTTCTGGGACTGGGTCGGCGGACGCTACTCGTTCGACTCCGCGATCGGCCTGTCGCTGATGCTCGCGATCGGCCCGGAGCGCTTCCGCGAGATGCTCGACGGCTTCCACCTCGTCGACGAACACTTCCGCACGGCCCCCGCGGAGGCCAACGCACCGCTGCTGCTGGGCCTGCTCGGCGTCTGGTACGGCGACTTCTTCGACGCCCAGTCGCACGCGGTGCTGCCGTATTCGCACTACCTGTCGAAGTTCACGGCGTATCTGCAGCAGCTGGACATGGAGTCCAACGGCAAGTCCGTGGACCGCGACGGGAACCCGGTGCAGTGGCAGACCGGACCGGTGGTGTGGGGCACGCCCGGCACCAACGGCCAGCACGCCTACTACCAGCTCATCCACCAGGGCACGAAGACAATCCCGGCCGACCTGATCGGCTTCGTCAACCCGGTCGCCGAACTCGGCGGCGAACTCGCCGCGCAGCACGACCTGCTGATGGCGAACCTCTTCGCCCAGGGCCAGGCGCTGGCGTTCGGCAGGACGGCCGACGAGGTACGGGCCGAGGGGGTGCCCGAGGAGCAGGTGCCGCACCGCACCTTCCGCGGCAACCACCCGACCACGACCGTCCTGGCCGCCGAGCTGACCCCCTCGGTCCTCGGTCAGCTGATCGCCCTCTACGAGCACAAGGTGTTCGTGCAGGGCGCGATCTGGAACATCGACTCCTTCGACCAGTGGGGCGTCGAACTCGGCAAGGTCCTCGCCAAGCGCGTCGAACCCGCCCTGACCGAGGGCGCCGACGTCCACGGCCTCGACTCCTCCACCAGCGCCCTCGTGGCCACGTACCGCACTCTCCGGAAGAAGTGA
- the gnd gene encoding phosphogluconate dehydrogenase (NAD(+)-dependent, decarboxylating): protein MQLGLVGLGKMGGNMRERIRRAGHTVIGYDRNPDLADVSSLSELVGKLEGPRVVWVMVPAGAATQSTIDELGELLEPGDVVVDGGNSRWTDDEKHAGELKAKGIGFVDAGVSGGVWGLQNGYALMVGGDAGHIAKVQPVFDALKPEGDAGFVHAGKVGAGHFSKMVHNGIEYAMMQAYAEGWELLQAVDSVTDVREVFRSWQEGTVIRSWLLDLAVNALDEDEHLERLRGFAQDSGEGRWTVEAAIDNAVPLPAITASLFARFASRQDDSPQMKMIAALRNQFGGHAVESAK from the coding sequence ATGCAACTGGGCCTCGTCGGCCTCGGCAAGATGGGCGGCAACATGCGCGAGCGCATCCGCCGCGCGGGCCACACCGTCATCGGATACGACCGCAATCCTGACCTCGCCGACGTGAGCAGTCTGAGCGAGCTCGTGGGCAAGCTCGAAGGCCCGCGGGTGGTGTGGGTGATGGTCCCGGCCGGCGCCGCGACCCAGTCCACCATCGACGAGCTCGGTGAGCTCCTCGAGCCCGGTGATGTGGTCGTGGACGGTGGGAACTCCCGCTGGACGGACGACGAGAAGCACGCCGGGGAGCTGAAGGCCAAGGGCATCGGCTTCGTCGACGCGGGCGTCTCAGGGGGCGTGTGGGGCCTGCAGAACGGCTACGCGCTCATGGTCGGCGGCGACGCCGGGCACATCGCGAAGGTCCAGCCCGTCTTCGACGCCCTCAAGCCCGAGGGCGACGCCGGGTTCGTCCACGCGGGCAAGGTCGGCGCCGGGCACTTCTCCAAGATGGTCCACAACGGCATCGAGTACGCGATGATGCAGGCCTACGCCGAGGGCTGGGAGCTCCTCCAGGCGGTCGACTCCGTCACGGACGTGCGCGAGGTCTTCCGCTCCTGGCAGGAGGGCACGGTCATCCGCTCCTGGCTGCTGGACCTGGCGGTCAACGCACTGGACGAGGACGAGCACCTGGAGCGGCTGCGCGGCTTCGCGCAGGACTCCGGCGAGGGCCGCTGGACCGTGGAGGCGGCCATCGACAACGCCGTGCCGCTGCCCGCGATCACCGCGTCACTGTTCGCCCGCTTCGCGTCCCGGCAGGACGACTCGCCGCAGATGAAGATGATCGCGGCACTGCGCAACCAGTTCGGCGGCCACGCCGTCGAGTCCGCGAAGTAG
- a CDS encoding histidine phosphatase family protein, translated as MGDLLLVRHGETEWSRSGQHTSWTDLPLTAHGEEQAKSLLPLFAGRSCVLVLTSPLRRAIRTAELAGLTGAVVDPDLHEWDYGAYEGVRTVDIHRTRPEWYLWNDGVPPGPDGHPGESPAEVGERADRVLAHAARSLDDGDVVLVAHSHFLRVLTARRLGLPASDGRLFRLDTATVSRLSLEHGRPVLAEWNAKP; from the coding sequence ATGGGCGATCTCCTGCTCGTCCGGCACGGCGAGACTGAGTGGAGCAGGTCGGGTCAGCACACCAGCTGGACCGACCTGCCCCTCACCGCGCACGGCGAGGAACAAGCGAAGTCCCTCCTCCCGCTCTTCGCCGGGCGCTCCTGCGTCCTCGTGCTCACCAGCCCGCTCCGGCGTGCGATACGGACCGCCGAACTGGCCGGTCTGACCGGGGCCGTGGTCGACCCCGACCTGCACGAGTGGGACTACGGGGCGTACGAGGGCGTCAGGACCGTCGACATCCACCGCACCCGTCCCGAGTGGTACCTGTGGAACGACGGGGTGCCGCCGGGGCCGGACGGACACCCGGGCGAGTCACCGGCCGAGGTGGGTGAGCGGGCCGACCGCGTGCTCGCCCACGCGGCGCGGTCGCTCGACGACGGTGACGTGGTCCTCGTGGCGCACTCGCACTTCCTGCGCGTCCTGACCGCCCGCCGGCTCGGCCTCCCCGCCTCCGACGGACGCCTGTTCCGGCTGGACACGGCCACCGTGAGCCGGCTCTCCCTGGAGCACGGGCGCCCTGTGCTGGCGGAATGGAACGCGAAGCCGTAG